Proteins encoded in a region of the Xiphophorus couchianus chromosome 11, X_couchianus-1.0, whole genome shotgun sequence genome:
- the stim1b gene encoding stromal interaction molecule 1b, translated as MECVWLVCVCMLSVCVGDDSALDRSGHAHQDHHPLQVVSNGDAASGLCVVDPPLCGDQNSFLSFEAIRSIHKLMDDDADGTVDAMETDEFLREDLQDRNPKAKHRSFHRADPHISLEDMWRAWKESEVYNWTALQVEEWLSLSVELPQYAAGFRMQQLDGKALPRLAVKNVTLTVSLLKVLDRSHAQKLQLKALDVVLFGPPAGRQNRWKDLVLGLSVLMALGGCWFAYIQTRKSRDDLGKLIKDLEGLQRAEESLLDLQTKLRRAQEQQHCVQVEKVKVEEELRSEINSAKREAQRLRELREGSENERSRQKYAEQELEQVRMALRKAERELESRARWAQPEALQKWLQLTHEVEDQHYNNKKQNAERQLLQAREGAEKIKKKRSSLFGTFHVAHSSSLDDVDQKILSAKQALAEVTAALREKLHRWQQIESLTGFCVVNNPGLGALAAALNLDPSFLGLRPPTPQNLLLSDDLDDMDEDILSPGTLQYAAWQMDRRVSDLWPLSGITDTQLPWKQSAQSLMPLRQRAGDPGLTFGSQRDIMSRSDSDSALALSLSESRALHHSRPHLLDSRPHLLQDQSSAHRGGGRGSGCLEKSSSLVELRGPSSSALTSACSTHSLCMAADDSAAFLSSSASSSSSGIGQGAGVQPSNLRKDRADGLEASVSRRKKAFYTIFRKRRDSPDAVSQR; from the exons ATGGAGTGTGTGtggttggtgtgtgtgtgtatgctgaGCGTATGTGTCGGGGATGACAGCGCATTGGACAGAAGTGGCCACGCCCACCAGGACCATCATCCCCTGCAGGTGGTTTCCAATGGCGACGCAGCTTCAG GTCTGTGCGTTGTGGACCCGCCTCTCTGCGGCGATCAGAACTCCTTCCTGAGCTTCGAGGCGATCCGCAGCATCCACAAGCTGATGGACGACGATGCAGACGGCACCGTGGATGCCATGGAGACAGACGAG TTCCTCAGGGAGGATCTACAGGATCGCAACCCGAAAGCCAAGCACCGCAGCTTCCACCGGGCCGACCCGCACATCAGCCTGGAGGACATGTGGAGAGCCTGGAAGGAGTCTGaag TGTATAACTGGACGGCGCTGCAGGTGGAGGAGTGGCTGTCCCTCAGCGTGGAGCTCCCTCAGTACGCCGCCGGCTTCCGCATGCAGCAGCTGGACGGGAAGGCGCTGCCCAG GCTGGCGGTGAAGAACGTGACTCTGACCGTGTCGCTGCTGAAGGTTCTGGATCGGAGCCACGCccagaagctgcagctcaaGGCCCTGGACGTGGTTCTGTTTGGACCGCCAGCAG gcCGGCAGAACCGGTGGAAGGACCTGGTTCTGGGCCTCTCGGTGCTGATGGCTCTGGGCGGCTGCTGGTTTGCCTACATCCAGACCAGGAAGTCCAGAGACGACCTGGGGAAGCTGATCAAGGACCTGGAGGGCCTGCAGAGGGCCGAGGAAAGTCTGCTGGACCTGCAAACAAA GCTGCGGCGGGCGCAGGAGCAGCAGCACTGCGTTCAGGTGGAGAAGGtgaaggtggaggaggagctgcggaGCGAGATCAACTCGGCCAAGCGGGAAGCTCAGCGGCTCCGTGAGCTGAGGGAGGGATCTGAGAACGAGCGCAGCCGGCAGAAATACGCCGAGCAGGAGCTGGAGCAG GTTCGGATGGCGCTGAGGAAGGCGGAGCGGGAGCTGGAGTCGCGGGCGCGCTGGGCACAGCCAGAGGCCCTGCAGAAGTGGCTGCAGCTGACGCACGAAGTGGAAGATCAGCATTACAACAACAAGAAGCAGAACGCAGAGAGGCAACTGCTGCAGGCCAGGGAGGGG GCGGAGAAGATCAAGAAGAAGAGGAGTTCTCTGTTTGGAACGTTCCACGTGGCTCACAGCTCCTCACTGGACGACGTCGACCAGAAGATCCTCTCAGCCAA ACAGGCCCTGGCTGAGGTAACGGCGGCTCTGCGGGAGAAGCTCCACCGCTGGCAGCAGATCGAGTCTCTGACCGGGTTCTGTGTGGTCAACAATCCGGGTCTGGGAGCCCTGGCCGCCGCTCTGAACCTTGACCCGTCCTTCCTGGGCCTGCGACCTCCGACCCCACAGAACCTGCTCCTGTCAGACGACCTGGACGACATGGACGAGGACATCCTGTCTCCGGGGACGTTGCAGT ACGCAGCCTGGCAGATGGACCGGCGTGTGAGCGACCTTTGGCCTCTGAGTGGCATCACAGACACAcagttaccatggaaacagtcAG ctcagagtcTGATGCCCCTGCGGCAGAGGGCAGGAGACCCCGGGTTGACGTTTGGCTCTCAGAG gGACATCATGAGCCGCTCAGACTCTGACTCCGCCCTCGCTCTGTCTCTCAGCGAATCACGTGCTCTGCATCACTCCAGGCCCCATCTTCTGGACTCCAGGCCCCACCTCCTACAGGATCAAAGCTCTGCCCatagaggaggaggaagaggaagtggaTGTCTGGAGAAGAGCTCCAGCCTGGTGGAACTGAGAGGCCCCTCCTCCTCCGCCCTCACCTCTGCCTGCTCCACCCATTCCCTCTGCATGGCCGCGGACGACAGCGCCGCCTTCCTGTCCTCGTCCGCCTCGTCCAGCTCATCCGGCATCGGACAGGGAGCCGGTGTCCAGCCGTCCAACCTGAGGAAGGACAGAGCAGACGGTCTGGAGGCGTCTGTTAGCCGCAGAAAGAAAGCTTTCTACACCATCTTCAGGAAACGGAGGGACAGTCCGGATGCTGTGAGCCAAAGATGA
- the dub gene encoding duboraya isoform X2, giving the protein MENEATPRRSVAELAGRFKGQAPDPSSTVGNQDKPLRRRPPRTLQLPNPNPEQNQPPSGVSSPPKAKRNSALIEKLQANLTMGSPTATPLKSPGLRTLPAGFTPPFPGSVPPVSMVSPTSPAPTESPTSFEAPPSAAEGNILPSINKARPRGSIRRRPPSRHHRKSSSGDDAGLGQEGAETHPESWTGGSTGDATEEGQEALGGEKEEREVFKKETASPPEIKETHEEEETKRNSVRETEEDDGTSSSQLRGKEEEKKEEEEEKKEEEEKKKEEEEEKKEEEEKKKEEEEEKKEEEEEKKDEGKEEKEEEQKESNDGRRKEEEKMENSSR; this is encoded by the exons ATGGAG AATGAGGCTACGCCCCGCCGCTCCGTGGCCGAACTGGCAGGAAGGTTCAAAGGTCAGGCTCCCGACCCGAGCAGCACCGTGGGGAATCAG GATAAACCTCTGAGGCGGCGGCCGCCTCGGACCCTTCAGCTGCCGAACCCGAACCCAGAGCAGAACCAG CCCCCATCAGGCGTCTCATCTCCACCCAAAGCCAAGAGGAACTCAGCTCTGATCGAGAAGCTCCAG GCCAACCTGACGATGGGCTCGCCCACCGCCACACCGTTGAAGAGCCCTGGACTGAGGACGCTTCCTGCTGGCTTCACCCCGCCCTTCCCGGGCTCAGTCCCCCCGGTTTCCATGGTATCCCCCACCAGCCCCGCCCCCACAGAGAGCCCCACATCCTTTGAGGCTCCGCCCTCGGCCGCAGAGGGAAACATCCTGCCTAGCATCAACAAG GCCAGACCACGGGGCTCCATCAGGCGGCGTCCTCCGTCCCGCCATCACAGGAAGTCCAGCAGTGGGGACGACGCAGGACTGGGACAGGAAGGGGCGGAGACACACCCGGAGTCCTGGACTGGGGGTAGTACGGGGGACGCCACGGAGGAGGGGCAGGAAGCACTTGGAGGGGAGAAAGAGGAGAGGGAGGTGTTCAAAAAGGAAACCGCATCACCGCCAGAGATTAAGGAAacccatgaagaagaagagacGAAGAGAAACAGTGTGAGGGAGACAGAGGAAGACGACGGGACGTCTTCATCACAGCTGAggggaaaggaggaggagaaaaaggaggaagaggaggagaaaaaagaggaagaggagaagaaaaaggaggaagaggaggagaaaaaggaggaagaggagaagaaaaaggaggaagaggaggagaaaaaggaggaagaggaggagaaaaaggatgagggaaaggaggaaaaagaggaagaacaaaaagaatCGAATGATGGaagaaggaaggaggaagaaaagatgGAG AATTCTTCCCGATGA
- the dub gene encoding duboraya isoform X1, with product MFYLQNEATPRRSVAELAGRFKGQAPDPSSTVGNQDKPLRRRPPRTLQLPNPNPEQNQPPSGVSSPPKAKRNSALIEKLQANLTMGSPTATPLKSPGLRTLPAGFTPPFPGSVPPVSMVSPTSPAPTESPTSFEAPPSAAEGNILPSINKARPRGSIRRRPPSRHHRKSSSGDDAGLGQEGAETHPESWTGGSTGDATEEGQEALGGEKEEREVFKKETASPPEIKETHEEEETKRNSVRETEEDDGTSSSQLRGKEEEKKEEEEEKKEEEEKKKEEEEEKKEEEEKKKEEEEEKKEEEEEKKDEGKEEKEEEQKESNDGRRKEEEKMENSSR from the exons ATGTTTTACCTGCAGAATGAGGCTACGCCCCGCCGCTCCGTGGCCGAACTGGCAGGAAGGTTCAAAGGTCAGGCTCCCGACCCGAGCAGCACCGTGGGGAATCAG GATAAACCTCTGAGGCGGCGGCCGCCTCGGACCCTTCAGCTGCCGAACCCGAACCCAGAGCAGAACCAG CCCCCATCAGGCGTCTCATCTCCACCCAAAGCCAAGAGGAACTCAGCTCTGATCGAGAAGCTCCAG GCCAACCTGACGATGGGCTCGCCCACCGCCACACCGTTGAAGAGCCCTGGACTGAGGACGCTTCCTGCTGGCTTCACCCCGCCCTTCCCGGGCTCAGTCCCCCCGGTTTCCATGGTATCCCCCACCAGCCCCGCCCCCACAGAGAGCCCCACATCCTTTGAGGCTCCGCCCTCGGCCGCAGAGGGAAACATCCTGCCTAGCATCAACAAG GCCAGACCACGGGGCTCCATCAGGCGGCGTCCTCCGTCCCGCCATCACAGGAAGTCCAGCAGTGGGGACGACGCAGGACTGGGACAGGAAGGGGCGGAGACACACCCGGAGTCCTGGACTGGGGGTAGTACGGGGGACGCCACGGAGGAGGGGCAGGAAGCACTTGGAGGGGAGAAAGAGGAGAGGGAGGTGTTCAAAAAGGAAACCGCATCACCGCCAGAGATTAAGGAAacccatgaagaagaagagacGAAGAGAAACAGTGTGAGGGAGACAGAGGAAGACGACGGGACGTCTTCATCACAGCTGAggggaaaggaggaggagaaaaaggaggaagaggaggagaaaaaagaggaagaggagaagaaaaaggaggaagaggaggagaaaaaggaggaagaggagaagaaaaaggaggaagaggaggagaaaaaggaggaagaggaggagaaaaaggatgagggaaaggaggaaaaagaggaagaacaaaaagaatCGAATGATGGaagaaggaaggaggaagaaaagatgGAG AATTCTTCCCGATGA